In one window of Henckelia pumila isolate YLH828 chromosome 1, ASM3356847v2, whole genome shotgun sequence DNA:
- the LOC140874023 gene encoding uncharacterized protein, producing the protein MQCLIWNIRGLRISESQERLHALVKEKRVKILAILEPMIALDQRFMTHRLGFQRVLSNVSGHIWVFLADDVKAECVLDHAQFLHLRVSAPFLPTHVFCSFVYAKCDYILRCDLWASLLQVKPVGGPWLVGGDFNVVRDASECLGSSGGRQLPMDEFNHFVLESALVDAGFEGSSFTWTNKSIWKRLDRVFVYVDWGDHFNSIRVEHLSRTVSDHCPLLVSAPVFSRGPSSFRFQSMWTRHPGFLQTIRLNWNMPSSLQGMPKLFAKLKRLKGHLKWWNRDVFGNLFAKIAEAERSVRLAEAACEADPSEHSWTLLSRCNEELSRVTAMEADFWKQKAACNWLEDRERNTKLFHNMVKKKNVVNKIFRIWEDGNWLTSPGLIKQSGAAYFERLLTGDTFVLDLPDFSGFSSEISEEENHSFAAAPSLEEVRAVVFSIPWDIVAGPDGFSSVFFQSCWDFVQHDVMDVVLDFFWGSLMPHGFTATTVTLIPKVEGAQAWTDFRPISLCNVSNKIISKLLYSRLRSVVGRLVSQSQIGFVPGRMIADNILLAHELTHSLNLPARGGNVILKLDMAKAYDRVQWSFLLDVLRRFGFSEQVVRMVRACISFCKFSVNVNGTPAGFFASSRGLRQGDPLSPLLFVLGAEYLSRGLDRLFLQHADLRYRSGCDLPISHLAYADDVIIFANGGSRGLQRLKDFLAHYENCSGQLVNVDKSAMIFPPGWTARRRSRLLQITGFAEGQLPLKYLGAPLFRGNRKCSLFEPLLQSVRKKLEGWESHSLAPGSRMTLIRSVLLSIPIYLCQVIQPPLAVLEKLEHSGRVPLSGRDSFRGSIAGLSALFVLLLVEPFPPTWRRLLQIRPRAEHGIRWRIGLGDVSFWDDTWLGDAPLSSRCNVRGDRCVRVFSFLLEGDWDFDLLCAVVAPSVAEEIVQIPILVDEPDATIWIHSTDGAFSVRSAWEQVRPRGSVSDIFTPCWGRWKRPTMSFFLWRFWHRWLPVDEVLQQRGFSLVSKCQCCEISETFTHIFIDGPIARSVWHFFGAIFRVRIPATENFSLFLSACKRGCEWSPGGNAARKMGISVGLQRIHKTAIVRWLRPPPGSFKLNVDGSSRELWAIWRGILLCSDLSLFPLWIETDSQIAIQILISRRCRWDLDHIVSRTRVLVRNRPVHFSHIYREGNSVADALARQAHDHRQCLLEIGVPLTTPIAALARTALRPFFGVFGVSLFPCRLLCFFRVMDHQAFSVLLLAWFLLLFGCFVGGLSCPSLFGFPVFLGVRLWLEFPSPFSCFFALGLLVCGRSSFFSRPMYSDFPADHDFWTYFLHSFDLLFSSGWCQPLLAL; encoded by the exons ATGCAGTGCCTAATTTGGAACATCAGGGGACTCAGGATCTCTGAGTCCCAGGAGAGGCTTCATGCCTTGGTGAAAGAGAAGCGTGTCAAGATCTTGGCTATCTTGGAGCCGATGATTGCACTTGACCAGCGCTTCATGACTCATCGCCTTGGTTTCCAGAGAGTTCTGTCGAATGTCTCTGGTCATATTTGGGTTTTTTTGGCGGACGATGTGAAGGCGGAGTGTGTCCTTGATCACGCTCAGTTCCTCCATCTTCGCGTATCGGCTCCTTTTTTGCCGACCCATGTTTTTTGCTCTTTCGTGTATGCCAAGTGTGACTACATTTTACGGTGCGACTTGTGGGCTTCTTTGCTGCAGGTCAAGCCTGTTGGTGGTCCTTGGCTTGTCGGGGGGGATTTTAATGTCGTGAGGGATGCCTCCGAGTGTCTTGGCTCTTCTGGTGGGAGGCAGCTCCCCATGGACGAGTTTAATCATTTTGTTTTGGAGTCTGCGCTGGTTGACGCTGGTTTTGAGGGCTCTTCGTTCACCTGGACGAATAAGTCCATTTGGAAGCGTCTTGACAGAGTTTTTGTTTATGTGGATTGGGGTGACCATTTCAACTCTATCAGGGTTGAACACCTCAGTCGCACGGTTTCGGATCATTGTCCTCTTTTGGTGTCTGCTCCTGTCTTTTCTCGGGGGCCGAGCTCGTTTCGGTTCCAGAGCATGTGGACTCGGCACCCGGGGTTCCTTCAAACCATCAGGCTGAACTGGAACATGCCCAGCTCTTTGCAAGGCATGCCCAAGCTCTTTGCCAAGCTGAAACGGTTGAAGGGCCACCTCAAGTGGTGGAACCGAGATGTTTTTGGGAACCTTTTTGCTAAGATCGCTGAGGCGGAGAGGTCGGTTAGACTGGCTGAGGCTGCCTGTGAAGCGGATCCCTCTGAGCATAGCTGGACCCTCTTGTCCAGATGCAATGAGGAGCTGTCTAGAGTCACCGCTATGGAAGCGGATTTTTGGAAGCAGAAAGCTGCTTGTAATTGGCTTGAGGACAGGGAGAGGAATACGAAGCTTTTCCACAACAtggtgaagaagaagaatgtGGTTAATAAGATCTTTCGTATTTGGGAGGATGGTAATTGGCTCACCTCTCCTGGTCTCATCAAGCAGTCTGGGGCTGCCTATTTCGAACGCCTCCTCACTGGAGATACTTTTGTCCTAGATCTTCCGGATTTTTCTGGCTTCTCCTCGGAGATTTCGGAGGAGGAGAACCATAGCTTTGCCGCCGCACCTTCCTTGGAGGAGGTACGTGCTGTCGTATTTTCCATCCCTTGGGATATTGTGGCGGGCCCCGATGGGTTTTCTTCGGTTTTCTTTCAGAGCTGCTGGGATTTTGTGCAGCATGATGTCATGGACGTTGTCCTTGATTTCTTTTGGGGCTCTCTTATGCCCCATGGCTTCACTGCCACCACGGTCACTTTGATCCCCAAAGTCGAGGGTGCGCAAGCTTGGACGGACTTCCGTCCCATCAGCTTGTGTAATGTTTCCAACAAGATTATCTCAAAGCTTTTATACTCTCGTCTGCGGTCGGTGGTGGGGAGACTCGTTTCTCAGAGTCAGATTGGCTTTGTGCCAGGGCGGATGATTGCTGACAATATCCTTCTCGCGCATGAGCTCACTCACAGTCTTAATCTCCCTGCCCGTGGTGGTAATGTCATTCTGAAATTGGACATGGCTAAGGCCTATGATAGAGTCCAATGGTCTTTTCTTCTGGATGTCCTCCGAAGGTTTGGTTTTTCGGAGCAGGTTGTGAGAATGGTGAGGGCTTGCATTTCTTTTTGCAAGTTCTCGGTTAATGTCAATGGCACCCCTGCTGGTTTCTTTGCTTCCTCGAGGGGCCTGAGACAGGGTGACCCGTTATCTCCCCTCCTTTTTGTTCTTGGAGCGGAGTATCTGTCCCGTGGCTTGGACCGGTTGTTCCTCCAGCATGCTGATTTAAGGTATCGGTCTGGGTGTGATTTGCCGATTTCCCATTTGGCCTATGCTGACGATGTCATTATTTTTGCCAATGGGGGATCCCGTGGTCTTCAGCGTCTCAAAGATTTTCTGGCTCACTATGAAAATTGCTCGGGCCAGCTCGTTAATGTGGACAAGAGTGCTATGATCTTTCCTCCGGGCTGGACCGCTCGTCGCCGCTCCCGTTTGCTGCAAATCACTGGATTTGCGGAGGGGCAGCTGCCCTTGAAATACCTTGGTGCTCCGCTTTTCCGTGGGAACCGCAAGTGCTCTCTCTTTGAGCCTCTTCTGCAGTCGGTCCGGAAAAAGCTGGAGGGCTGGGAGTCCCATTCCCTTGCTCCTGGGAGTAGGATGACACTGATCCGCAGTGTGCTCCTTTCGATCCCGATCTATCTCTGCCAGGTGATCCAGCCTCCTTTGGCTGTTTTGGAGAAATTGGAGC ATTCTGGCAGGGTTCCTCTCTCTGGGCGAGATTCCTTTCGAGGAAGTATTGCCGGACTGTCAGCCCTATTTGTGCTCCTTCTCGTGGAGCCATTTCCCCCCACTTGGAGGCGCTTGCTCCAGATTAGACCTCGTGCGGAGCATGGTATCCGATGGAGGATTGGTCTTGGGGATGTCTCTTTTTGGGATGATACTTGGTTGGGTGATGCCCCTTTGTCGAGCAGGTGTAATGTCAGAGGGGAtcggtgtgtgcgtgttttcagCTTCCTTTTGGAGGGAGACTGGGATTTTGATCTCCTTTGCGCTGTCGTCGCTCCCTCGGTGGCGGAGGAGATCGTTCAGATTCCTATTTTGGTGGATGAGCCGGATGCGACTATCTGGATCCACAGCACCGATGGTGCCTTTTCTGTGAGATCTGCTTGGGAGCAGGTCAGACCGAGAGGCTCAGTCTCGGATATCTTTACTCCATGTTGGGGACGCTGGAAGAGGCCCACCATGTCCTTCTTTCTGTGGAGGTTTTGGCATCGGTGGTTGCCTGTGGATGAGGTGCTCCAGCAGCGGGGTTTCTCCCTTGTGTCCAAGTGCCAGTGCTGTGAGATTTCGGAGACATTCACTCACATTTTCATCGACGGTCCCATCGCCCGCTCTGTGTGGCATTTCTTTGGGGCTATCTTTAGAGTTCGAATCCCTGCCACTGAGAACTTTAGTCTATTTCTCAGTGCTTGTAAAAGGGGTTGCGAGTGGTCTCCGGGGGGTAAT GCTGCGAGGAAGATGGGCATTTCGGTCGGCCTCCAACGGATTCACAAGACTGCGATCGTCCGTTGGTTGAGGCCTCCACCTGGGTCCTTCAAGCTCAATGTGGATGGGAGCTCGAGAG AACTCTGGGCGATTTGGAGGGGTATTCTTCTCTGTTCTGACCTTAGCCTTTTTCCCCTTTGGATTGAGACTGATTCCCAGATTGCTATTCAGATTCTTATATCTCGGAGGTGCCGTTGGGATTTGGACCATATTGTTTCGAGGACGCGTGTTTTGGTGCGGAATAGGCCGGTTCATTTCTCGCATATCTATCGGGAAGGGAATTCGGTTGCGGATGCGTTGGCGCGGCAGGCTCATGATCATAGGCAGTGTTTGTTGGAGATTGGTGTTCCTTTAACCACTCCCATCGCTGCGTTGGCCC gTACAGCTCTCCGGCCCTTTTTCGGAGTTTTTGGAGTTAGTCTGTTCCCCTGTCGCTTGCTTTGCTTCTTTAGGGTGATGGATCACCAGGCGTTCTCTGTGCTTCTCCTTGCCTGGTTCTTGCTGTTGTTTGGATGTTTTGTGGGCGGTCTCTCGTGCCCCTCTCTTTTTGGATTTCCAGTCTTCTTGGGAGTTAGGTTATGGCTTGAGTTTCCTTCGCCATTCTCCTGCTTTTTTGCTCTGGGTCTGCTGGTTTGCGGTCGCTCCTCTTTTTTCTCGCGGCCTATGTATAGTGACTTCCCAGCTGATCATGACTTTTGGACatatttcttgcatagcttTGATCTGTTGTTCAGCTCTGGATGGTGCCAGCCTCTTTTGGCGCTTTAG
- the LOC140880669 gene encoding outer envelope protein 61, translating to MFNGMMDPEMIKMAQEQMSRMSPADFARIQQQMMSNPELIKMASESMQSLRPEDFKFAADRLKHTRPEEIAEIGERMARTSPDELASMRSRMDAHVSYEINAAEMLKKQGNELHSQGKYQAALEKYTRAKNNLKEVPTSEGRNVLLACSLNMMSCYLKTEKYDECIREGTEVLANDAKNVKALYRRGQAHKELGRLGDAVFDLRKALEFSQGDETIAEVLRDGEERLTKEGDKYPSRGLVIEEITEEVSVSSEKLENPAPTQQDAHQGSTEKLQIPRSNTEYLDALKDDPESIRSFQNFISQTDPETLSAMNGGKVEGLSPGMVKTAANVIGKMSPEELQRMFHLASSFQGDHANSKTGSPFSPGSVPPDLSPDMLNTATKMMSKLSPEELQKMFDTASSMKGNEKSPSASTPFHSYPGSVPPNVTPEMIKMATDMMNKMSPEEHKKMFEIASSLSGQDRSSSTADLSATRENFNVNDNDVGESSSSQGLHSESTPQSSFLDSSSDLQEQMKNQMKDPVMRQMLTSMMKNISPEIMANMSEQFGFKLSREDAERAQQAMSSLSPDTLDTMMKWADRIQRGVQGARKTKNWLLGRPGMVLAVLVLFLAVILHWFGFIGQ from the exons ATGTTTAACGGAATGATGGATCCGGAGATGATCAAGATGGCTCAGGAGCAGATGAGTCGCATGTCACCAGCGGATTTCGCTCGGATTCAGCAGCAG ATGATGTCAAATCCGGAGCTGATAAAGATGGCTTCTGAAAGCATGCAAAGCTTAAGGCCTGAAGACTTTAAGTTTGCTGCTGATAGATTGAAGCATACTCGTCCAGAGGAGATAGCAGAGATTGGTGAGAGAATGGCGAGAACTTCGCCTGATGAACTAGCTTCAATGCGTTCCCGGATGGATGCTCACGTGTCCTATGAAATTAATGCTGCTGAAATGCTGAAAAAACAG GGTAATGAACTTCACAGTCAGGGTAAGTACCAAGCTGCCTTGGAGAAATATACGCGT GCAAAAAATAACCTTAAAGAAGTTCCCACATCGGAAGGCAGGAATGTTCTCTTAGCGTGCTCTCTCAACATGATGTCTTGTTACTTGAAAACCGAGAAGTATGATGAATGTATTAGAGAAGGAACTGAG GTTTTAgctaatgatgcgaagaatgtCAAAGCTCTTTATAGAAGGGGACAAGCACACAAGGAATTGGGGCGACTAGGA GATGCTGTGTTTGACCTAAGAAAGGCACTTGAATTTTCTCAAGGGGATGAAACTATTGCAGAAGTCTTAAG GGATGGTGAGGAGAGATTGACCAAAGAAGGAGATAAGTATCCTTCACGag GGTTAGTTATTGAAGAAATAACTGAAGAAGTAAGTGTCTCATCTGAAAAACTTGAGAATCCTGCACCAACTCAGCAAGATGCCCATCAAGGCAGTACAGAGAAACTTCAGATACCTCGATCAAATACAGAATATTTGGATGCTCTAAAAGATGACCCAGAATCGATCAG ATCCTTCCAGAACTTCATTTCTCAAACAGATCCTGAAACCTTGTCTGCCATGAATGGTGGAAAAGTTGAAGGTTTATCTCCTGGTATGGTGAAGACTGCTGCTAATGTTATTGGCAAGATGTCTCCTGAAGAACTTCAAAGAATGTTCCATTTAGCTTCGTCTTTCCAAGGAGATCATGCAAATTCCAAAACCGGCTCCCCCTTTAGCCCTGGATCAGTTCCACCAGACCTATCACCTGACATGCTCAATACAGCAACCAAAATGATGAGTAAATTGTCACCGGAAGAACTTCAAAAGATGTTTGATACAGCGTCCTCTATGAAGGGCAATGAGAAGTCACCATCAGCGTCGACACCTTTTCATAGTTATCCTGGTTCTGTTCCACCAAATGTTACACCTGAAATGATTAAGATGGCAACAGATATGATGAACAAGATGTCACCTGAAGAACACAAAAAAATGTTTGAGATTGCATCATCTTTGAGTGGGCAAGATAGGTCATCATCAACAGCTGACCTTTCCGCAACTCGAGAAAATTTCAATGTAAATGACAATGATGTCGGGGAAAGTAGTTCCTCTCAAGGTTTGCATTCAGAAAGCACTCCTCAGTCAAGCTTCTTAGATTCCAGTTCTGATCTGCAGGAACAAATGAAAAACCAAATGAAAGATCCAGTTATGCGACAG ATGCTCACATCAATGATGAAAAACATTAGCCCTGAAATTATGGCAAACATGAGTGAACAATTTGGATTTAAACTTTCCCGTGAAGATGCAGAGAGAGCTCAACAGGCAATGTCATCGTTGTCCCCAGATACGTTGGATACAATG ATGAAATGGGCAGATAGGATCCAACGAGGCGTACAAGGTGCGAGAAAGACCAAGAATTGGCTTCTAGGAAGACCTGGTATGGTTTTGGCTGTACTTGTACTCTTTTTAGCAGTCATCCTGCACTGGTTTGGCTTCATCGGTCAATAA